The sequence AAGCTTCTTATAGCTGACGAACCAACAACTGCTCTTGACGTTACAATTCAAGCTCAAATACTTAGACTAATGAATGACTTAAAGAAGAGAATTGGTACTTCAATACTATTTATCACTCATGACCTTGGCGTTATTAACCAAATGGCTGATGACGTTGCCGTTATGTACTGTGGTCAAGTAGTTGAAAAGGCACCAAGAGATATTATCTTCGAAGGAAAGAGTAAATTCATGCATCCATATACAGAAGGACTTATGGTATCTATACCAAGATTGGATACTCCTCAAGGCATGAAGCTAGATGCTATACCTGGAGCTGTTCCGCACCCACTAAATTTACCTAAGGGCTGTAAATTTGCGCCTAGATGTAAATATAGAACTGAAAAGTGTGACAACTATCAACCAGATCTAGTTAAGGTAGATGACAATCATGAAGTAAGATGTTTCTATCCTGAAAAGGGGGTAAGATCCGATGGAAAATAGAGAGTTACTATTTAGAATACAAAACTTAAAACAATACTTCCCAGTACAAAAAGTTGGTAAGGAAGTTAAATATGTAAAAGCTAATGATGATATCTCATTGGATATTTACAAGGGTGAAACTATCGGTTTAGTAGGAGAGTCTGGTTGCGGTAAATCTACTTTTGGTAGAACTTTATTACAACTATACAAGCAAACTGATGGTAGAACTATTTACTATGGCAGAACTAGATGGGAAGTAAATCCTAAATATGTATATAAACTAATCAATGGTTTTGCTAGCCATAAGAACAAAGTTAAAGAGCTTAAAGCTGAGATTGAGAAGGATACAGCTGCTTATGAAGCACTTGCTGAAGGCAAGGAAAAGGGAGAAGCGCTTAATAAGCTTAGAGAGGCTGAAAAGCAATATAAACTTCTTTATAAGGACTTAGCGCAAATAGCTGGAGCTTTGATATATCATGACAATGAAAGCGAAGTTAAATCTTTACTACTGAAGGAGCAAGAACTTAACCACAAAGTATTTCTTGCTAAGAAAAACGGCAAGGAAGATTCATCAGCAGAAAACGAATTAAAAGATGTTGAAGCAAAACTTGCGTCACTTAGAGAAGATGTTAAGGGACATGCTGAATACGAAAAAGCAGAAGGATATAGAGATGCTGGTGTAAACTTAGCAGAGCTTGAGTATGAAGAGATGAGACACTTAAGAAAAGATATGCAACTTATCTTCCAAGACCCATATTCATCACTTAACCCACGTATGACTGTTGGACAAATTATATCTGAAGGTTTAGTAGCTCACGATATCTACAAACAAAAGGATAAGGCACTACAAGACTATGTTGTTAAGGTTATGCAAGATTGCGGTTTAGCTCACTACTTTATACACAGATACCCTCATCAATTCTCTGGCGGTCAAAGACAAAGAATTGGTATCGCTAGAAGTGTTGCATTAAAGCCTGACTTTATCGTTTGTGACGAAGCGGTATCAGCACTTGACGTATCTATTCAATCACAAATTATAAACCTATTGATTGATTTAAAAGAAAAAGAAAATCTAACATATCTATTCATATCACATGACTTGTCAGTTATTAAATATATATCTGATAAGGTAGGTGTAATGTACTTAGGTAATATAGTTGAGTTTGCAGACTCTAAGGAGTTATATGCTAGACCAGTGCATCCATATACAGAGGCACTTCTAGGCGCAATACCAACTACTGACTCTAAGAAAGAAATACAAATACTAGAAGGAGACATACCAAGTCCTATCAATCCACCTAAGGGCTGTAAGTTCCACACTAGATGTAAATATGCTACTGAAGAATGCAAGACAGTTGTACCAGTATTTGAAGAAGTAAGACCTGGACACTTTGTTGCATGTCATCACAAGCTAAACTTAGATAAGTAATGTTTTTTCAAAAGAAAATTGATCGTGCCTTTGAAGAGCTCAAGAAAACTTCAGGTAAGTATGATGAGAAAGGTAATCTAGTCGATACTAAAAATGAAGATACTGAGAAGGGCGACATTGCTGCAATGTTTCTTGCTGCAGCTAAGGTATTCGGCCCGATCTTTATAGTTTTGATTATAATTTTAATATTAACTAGACCAAGATAAAGATTAAAGCTACGAGTAATCGTAGCTTTTTTTATGGTAGAAGCTCTTGACCATGTGTGAGAATCATATATATACATTGACAAATACATATATATAAATGAACTTAGAGCAAGGCAGAGATTAATATACAAAATATTTTGCTCTTGTTTAGTTTAGCACGATTAAGGGTAAATAAAGAATAATAATAAAGGAGGTTTTCTTATGAAAAGGAAAGTATGTTTATTTTTAATATTAGTATTGCTACTTACAAACGCAGTCTATGCAGCTGAACTTAAAGTGAATGTGCCAAACGGCTATGTTTTAAGTGAAGCAGAGATCGAAAGACTGAACCTGGTTATTAACAAGAAGATGAAAGATGAAAATGATGAAAGAGAAGACTTAGTTGGTTATGTTATACCAGTTTACAATCTATCGACAGAGTACTTATTTAACAACGCAAATAAAACATTAGAAGATTCCTTTGTTGATAAAGGAAACGCCATTATGATCATTAAAGATAAGATAGGTCCATTTATGCAAGCGGGACTAGTTAAATCAAGTAAGGGGCTTATAGTTGAAACATACTCGGATATAGACGAAGGACTACTTGAAGCCATCACTCTATTAAAAACAAAGAGTATGACAAGTCCAAGATACTTAAGTTTGGATTTGACAAGTAAACCTAGTTTAATACTTGCAAGCGAAGGCAAAGTAAACAAGGCTATATCAGTAGATCTTTTAA comes from Fenollaria sporofastidiosus and encodes:
- a CDS encoding oligopeptide/dipeptide ABC transporter ATP-binding protein, with translation MENRELLFRIQNLKQYFPVQKVGKEVKYVKANDDISLDIYKGETIGLVGESGCGKSTFGRTLLQLYKQTDGRTIYYGRTRWEVNPKYVYKLINGFASHKNKVKELKAEIEKDTAAYEALAEGKEKGEALNKLREAEKQYKLLYKDLAQIAGALIYHDNESEVKSLLLKEQELNHKVFLAKKNGKEDSSAENELKDVEAKLASLREDVKGHAEYEKAEGYRDAGVNLAELEYEEMRHLRKDMQLIFQDPYSSLNPRMTVGQIISEGLVAHDIYKQKDKALQDYVVKVMQDCGLAHYFIHRYPHQFSGGQRQRIGIARSVALKPDFIVCDEAVSALDVSIQSQIINLLIDLKEKENLTYLFISHDLSVIKYISDKVGVMYLGNIVEFADSKELYARPVHPYTEALLGAIPTTDSKKEIQILEGDIPSPINPPKGCKFHTRCKYATEECKTVVPVFEEVRPGHFVACHHKLNLDK